A genomic stretch from Bacteroidales bacterium includes:
- a CDS encoding arginine--tRNA ligase, with translation MNLESRIILAAQNAIEKLYGTRIEANKIPIQQTRKDQKGDYTIVVFGFGGLSKKKPEETAQEIGNFLKENESFIADIEVIKGFLNLIISDDIYIDFFKENFENKNFGHKEINTNDKVIVEYSSPNTNKPLHLGHIRNNLLGFSVSEILKANGKNVIKVNLVNDRGIHICKSMLAWQKWGNSITPELANAKGDKLVGNFYVLFDKKYKEEIAELESKGVEKEIAEKEAPLLKEAQEMLLKWEENDAEIRALWKKMNAWVYDGFDITYKNMGIDFDKTYYESETYLLGKELVLDGLEKGILFKKENGSIWCDLSNEGLDEKLLLRADGTSVYMTQDLGTAQLRHDEYNANKMIYVVGNEQNYHFDVLKRVLKNLGKPWYSSIEHLSYGMVELPHGKMKSREGTVVDADELMQEMYETAKATTEELGKTSGFSKEELQELYQTVSLGALKYFILKVDPKKQMMFNPEESIDFNGNTGPFIQYTYARIKSILRKAGEAKNSSSWPTILNEKEKNVLKHLYNYPSIIKQAGEQYSPALISNYIFDLVKTYNKFYQEIPILKEEDKTKKQFRILLSLFVSENIKRAMILLGINVPERM, from the coding sequence ATGAATCTTGAAAGCAGAATTATATTAGCAGCACAAAATGCTATTGAAAAGTTATACGGAACTCGTATCGAAGCAAATAAAATACCTATACAGCAAACTCGTAAAGACCAAAAGGGTGATTATACTATAGTTGTATTTGGTTTTGGTGGTCTTTCAAAAAAGAAACCCGAAGAAACAGCTCAAGAGATAGGTAATTTTCTAAAAGAAAACGAAAGTTTTATTGCTGATATTGAAGTAATTAAAGGCTTTTTAAATCTTATTATATCCGATGATATTTATATTGACTTTTTCAAAGAAAATTTCGAAAATAAAAATTTTGGGCATAAAGAAATTAATACAAACGACAAAGTTATTGTTGAGTATTCCTCACCCAATACAAACAAACCTCTACATTTAGGTCATATCAGAAATAACCTCTTAGGCTTTTCCGTATCAGAAATATTAAAAGCAAACGGCAAGAATGTTATTAAAGTAAATTTAGTAAACGATAGAGGTATTCATATCTGTAAATCGATGTTAGCTTGGCAAAAATGGGGCAATTCTATTACTCCTGAATTAGCAAATGCCAAAGGCGATAAACTGGTAGGCAATTTTTATGTTTTATTCGATAAAAAATACAAAGAAGAGATTGCGGAACTCGAGTCTAAAGGTGTAGAAAAAGAGATAGCCGAAAAAGAAGCCCCACTACTTAAAGAGGCACAAGAAATGCTCCTTAAATGGGAAGAAAACGATGCTGAAATCAGAGCACTTTGGAAAAAGATGAATGCTTGGGTTTATGATGGTTTTGATATTACATATAAAAATATGGGTATCGATTTTGATAAAACATATTATGAATCTGAGACTTATTTATTAGGAAAAGAGTTGGTCTTGGATGGTCTTGAAAAAGGTATTTTATTTAAAAAAGAAAACGGCTCCATTTGGTGCGATTTAAGCAATGAAGGCTTAGATGAAAAACTTTTGCTTCGTGCTGATGGGACTTCGGTGTATATGACTCAGGACTTAGGAACAGCACAACTACGTCACGATGAATATAATGCCAATAAAATGATTTACGTTGTTGGTAATGAACAAAATTATCATTTCGATGTTTTGAAACGTGTTTTAAAAAATTTAGGAAAACCTTGGTATAGCAGTATTGAACATCTATCATATGGTATGGTAGAACTCCCTCACGGCAAAATGAAATCGCGCGAAGGTACGGTAGTAGATGCCGATGAGCTTATGCAAGAAATGTACGAAACAGCTAAAGCCACTACCGAAGAACTTGGAAAAACATCTGGTTTTTCCAAAGAAGAATTACAGGAGTTATACCAAACTGTTAGCCTCGGAGCTTTAAAATACTTTATTCTAAAAGTAGATCCTAAAAAACAAATGATGTTCAACCCCGAAGAATCGATTGATTTTAACGGTAATACCGGTCCATTTATACAATATACTTATGCTCGAATCAAATCGATTTTACGAAAAGCCGGAGAAGCCAAGAATTCAAGTTCGTGGCCAACAATACTCAATGAAAAAGAAAAAAATGTACTTAAGCATTTATATAACTACCCATCAATTATAAAACAGGCAGGAGAGCAATACAGCCCTGCTTTAATAAGTAATTATATTTTCGATTTAGTAAAAACATACAATAAGTTTTATCAAGAAATACCTATTTTAAAAGAAGAAGACAAAACAAAGAAACAATTTAGAATATTACTTTCACTATTTGTATCGGAAAATATTAAAAGAGCTATGATCTTACTTGGTATAAATGTACCTGAACGCATGTAA